The Vanacampus margaritifer isolate UIUO_Vmar chromosome 16, RoL_Vmar_1.0, whole genome shotgun sequence genome includes the window TTTGAGTGAATAGGACTTTGTAAACATGATGAAGTGAAGCATAATTTTAAGGACACGCCATTTACCATTTTCATCTTTGACAATATGCCAATCCACTACTTTGGACTATTATGGAAATTTTACTAAATGAATTGTATACAAATGGGTCTGTGGAGTTTCTGCCACAACCCTAAGCAAAATTAGTACTCGGTATTATAGGAGGTGTTGATAAGTCGCTTTGACAAAAGAATGCCTGACATGTTTATTATCCTCTTTTGTCAGTCAAAACAGATTGAATGACCTCTTATATTGGAGCCCATTCGATTGTACAATTTGACAATATTCATCATTAATATCCACTGTCAAAACAAGCATCATTGAAGGAAAGCGGGATGAAATATTTAAAGGTTGAGATGAAGCAGGCTCTTGATCACAGACTGGAGTCTTGGCAGAGAGACGCGTTGGCACAGTGGGGCACAGCGGGGCTTCAGAAATGACTTCCACTCAGCCGTGCTTGCGCCCACACAATCAATCTGTCATAATATTGCACCTCCTCGTATTCGCAGTGTAGCCGAACAACTTCTGACACTGCTTAAAAACATCAGGGCAGACACAATTGAAATGACACTATGAGTGAAAAGAAGTTCTAATATTTAAAGCCACAATAGACATGCAATAATGCCTCTTTGTGTTGATGTGAGAGACTTACTTGAAATGACAAACTACTTCCTGCACCTTAGTAacacatttacattcatttataATGTTCAACTCAGAGACTATAATCTAATATGAGCCAATATTAGACACCTCATTAGGTTGACTGCCAACTATGCACTCAATTATGGGCTCATTATTTTCCGAAAAGGGTGAGAATGGGACTTTCACAATAAGCTTATGATGATTTCATTTTCCAAGTGATTGCTGACTGCAAAGCTAATTCTAGAGTTTCTTactaattgattatttttgcgACACGTTGAACTGGAAATGACAACGGCACAGTCACTTGTGTGTCATCATTAGTGAATGTGGCTGTTAAAAAGCCCGCTCAAGTACTTTGGCAGAAATGGTCATATTTGTCATTATCTCTGTCGagtgttgaatgttttttttacaattcaacGCCCGTTGTTTGCTGTGATTTTCCATCTTCTGCCAGTCAGCCCCACCCACCTCATTAGCCACTCAGCTCACCTGGTggcacaggtgtttcaaatccgCAATCAACCACTGTTGCAAGCCTCTCCTGCTCTctaagctaacagccaatcacggttcacctgttttctgcgtttggtcatgtgacgttcgcaagcttaTGCTGCGTTCGTGGAAGGTGGCAAGTCGGACTGTTCCGAAGTATGCACGGGAACGCccctttgaactcggaaatctaggtacagaggtccccaaccctggtcctcggggaccggtatccagcctgttttccatgtctcccacagccaacacaggtggagatcgttatcagccttctccagagattgctgattagctgatgatatgaatcacctgtgttggctgtgggaggcatggaaaacaggctggataccggtccccgaggaccagggttggggacctctgatctgggagggaaaaaaagggccCCGATTACACCGCCCGGTTTAACTCTGACGTCACTCGACAATGGCAAACTCCGTAGAGACAAAGActgtgaatggcaaaacataatttacacgattaaaaaacatatctatttatttattataacattaGTTATTTTTCAAAAGTAACTTTACATAACTCAACGTGATTTCAactgtgttaaccagaacaacaatttATCAGattcagccatctttgttgtttacattttcctcAAACACTTTGGAGAATCCAAGTGGGATATATCCgacaaaaatagaacaaaaatgaaattaatatcTATTGTATTTCATATTTAAGTTTGGCATTAAGAGCAATTTTAGGTGATGTGCAAGAGCTACTTTGTATTTCCAATATTTATGAATCACATTTAATACagatatttacattttgttcaCGCCCACTACAAAGCAAGTGCATGTTTCTGTATTTCAtgagaagggggagggggggggtcaacTGCCTACATGTCCTCCAATTCTAGATGACCCTTTTGTGTACCCTGCAGCTCGCCCGAACAAAAGTCAGCAGGGATAGGCTCCTAATGAGGGCAAACACTATGCTATGCTGAACGTGGATGTCTGGATGGAAATGAAAGATGTCCCTAATGTGGTGACTGTGAACTGTCGTCAttcaatattattaaaattgacAGTAGCCAGTTGTTAAACAGCTTAATTCCAAGtgtaccttttcttttttctttgttttaaaaaaaaaatgccatgcaTGTGAAGAAACACTCACATTGTCTGTTAAGTGAAAACCAAACATAACTTCAAGTGGTTATACAATATCGGCGGCCTGCATTTAATTTGGAGTAATGTGAACACTCATTGCCAAGTTATTTGCTGATTTGTGCATTGAGCATGTTGCAAATCTTGCAAACATATTCAATAAAGAAAATGTACCTAAATTATATAGCCTTGATTTCTCCAATACATTTGCAAGAAATATTCGTTTTTAAttccaaaagaaaacattctggCCAAGCGTTGCTGTGTATGCCGAGCACAAGGGAATCTAATTAAAAGCACCAAAAATAGTCCTTTTATTTTTgaccatttgaaatgaattggtGGGAAACTGACTTGGAAGTCTTTTAGCACAGGAAATGAAAAGAGAAGTGGCCATTAGCCTTGCATTAATGTCAGCAAGATGTCAGTAGAATGAATTGTTTTGACGAGATTGTCCCCGTGTGAAACACAAACCTGGTTTAGCGGTGATTTAGTAGCCATATAAATTGAATTCCACCATCCAGCGCCAGAAAGCCTGACTTGAACTTAATATGTTACAGTCGACGGGTTTGGTTATCTTTGGGTTTGGGATAGTTTTCCCAATATTCATATGAAACACTCTAGATTATATtataatgtcattatttttgatttaatgggaaaaacaaACTCTTCAAGGAGGGAATCACAAACAAAACGTCAGACATTAATCTGTAAGTGAAGTAAACACAAATTCAGAAAGTACAGTCAGATACTTACTGTAAATCTTGTTATTCAATTAGGTCTGAGTCTGAATCAAGAACTTTACTGCCATGTGTACGctgtaaacacaaacacaacgaTTTATACTATGCAATTAAAATTACTTCAGTACCTACTTTGTCTGTCTTTCCAAACTAGCTGGCCAGTGATGGGATAAAAGCCAAAAGTCACTTCttaaatcattaatttattgataataatttttttgtgagtaaTCATTAACGCATGTGTTTGGATTGCAGGAGGGAGGCTGGAGTAGCCAATGAAAGCATAGCTTGGATTCGATCCCCCAACCTAGGAACTGGGGGGTCGGATATGTCAACCATTAAGTCACCATGAAATCATGTAAGCCTGGCTATTACACATAAAATGAcgtgaaatgaaataaaagcagTCAGAATTCGAACCCCAAACTTCACAACTGTGGGCCAGACCAGCAATGCAAAACTGTCTGCCCattgcagacacacacaaaaagttaaatttcagaaacttactttttaaatatacatatactaaTAGTTCAACATATTGCTTTGTGAGCACGACGCACGGGACAATAAGCAATAAATAGGCCTACAGTACAAAGCTCGATGGTCCTTGTGGCTTAGTATTTAGCGCCACCTTGTGTCCAGTTTACATTATTACAGTACGGACTTGATCAGACCAACTCGAGTAGAACGGATTAATTCTAATcaaatttccatttttatgaCCTATTTTGTCCCCGTtattgggataaaaaaaatactatttgctCTATCGTCCTCAATTTATGAGGTTTGTTTCCAAATTACATACGGCGTGCAATATGGAACAATCGTGGCATGTGGGCATGCTCATGTTGttgaaattcaattcaataaattCTCGAAATATTTATGgactagaagtgtttttcattaacgcatatatttattgtaattaggACTTTAATGCTGCGTGTATTATGTGGCTACTACCGGTATGTCGCTCCGTCGTAAAACGAGGACGCCCTGAAACATTAACTTTTATGGTCAAAAGTTATATTCACCGGTGGAcataaattcactttttttttttcatttttagagctGACAAACCATGATAATTAATGCAAATGTACGGTTGCATAAATGCTAATTTCTACCGAGTGGAAAAACTatcgatttgatttaaaaaaaaaataacagcagtcatatagcagattttttttttcttcgcaaGGTAGCAAATCTTtttggaaatacatttttaatttttcaccAATTAGCCGTCGCGGAAGATCGTTGACGCGCACTAGGACTTCACCTCGCACCCTTAATACACAGTCAAATACGACGACGTCATGCGGTTGGCCATTGCCGGATTTGAACGCGTACAGAGCCTTTATACACAGACACAACACCGCATCGTCAATTGTGATATTCATTACACAGCAGTCCACGTTTTGCAGCCGACGTTGCTCAACGATATTTGGATCGGAACCGACGCGCTTGTTTGAGAGCTTGCTTTTTGGAGTTGAGCTGCATGGGTGAAATGTACCCACAGGGCACAATTCCTAATTTCATTGACAAGAATGTTGTCATGGAGAAGCCAAAGAGGTAACTTGCACGTTTTCATTCCCCCTAAGGGAAAATATATTccttgctgttttgttttgtttttgtttttttaattattctttttgtaACCACCCAAAATATTTATACAGTAGGCTACGTACTTTTTGTAAACTGTTTAGCGATTTTCGACATCCAAATTTTGTTGGACCCATAGGTGGCTTTCCTGACAGTTTTAAGAATATTTGGCATATACTTTGGGTGAGTTTGGTGAGTGTGCGTTTTTACACATATACATTACTGACATATTGAGCAACATTCAATAAATAGGGCTATTAATTTTATCATGTTTGGGAGGATGTAAGTGGAGCAACccatcacaatattaaaaaaaaaaaaaaaaagtccaccatCTTAGGTTGATGTCATTATGCAACAGGAACTGACTTGGGCAAGAGTCGGGGTACACCAAGGAGAACGAACGGACTAAATTAGGTTTAACAAGTCGATAAGCAGCAACATGGGGGATAAATTATCCTTCTATTGTAATTATTTAGTGTGAATAATGTTTCCATAGCTAAGAATAAAATATCTGCCTTGTTTTTTGATGAGCATGTGGGCCCGATAcgctgttgtttttaaatgctgaTTATTATTGGTGGTAttaaatattttgatttttataatTATACAATATTTTGATGATTGTGAtaacaggtgtcaaagtcaaggCTTGGGTGGCCagatcattttatgtggcccgcaaatgaaaatgatttgcatCCACgtcatgtttcttgctaaaatacTGAAATTACACATTGTCTTAACTTTGAAATAGGACGTCAATCCcaaaatgtttctttaaaataatgtgtTATATGAACCCACACTAGTGTAAACACGGCATCCTGATTGATATTATATGGGTTATAgcacctgtttttatccctttcagggggcggccattttgtcaattCCTGTCCattgaaaatgacaccacagttgctcagggctcaggtatgACCtatcgcagctcacctgttttctcagtttggtcatgtgacgtttgcaagctgagccgtggtTGGATGTTActgagccatgagcaactgtgatgtcattttctattGACATCAAGTGACAAAAATGGCCGCAacccttagatggataaaaatgggtagattttgctgcttatttcatgttccacaaatgcaatattaatcagaataacaTGTTTTGACTAGTTAGGGTACATAGATcatgtttggttttttttgttgactatcTCTTTAACACTTTTACCGCCCAAAACGTtgtgacgtttagtaaaatccaaatgaatgccgccaaaaacgttaattgactttttgtttttcccaatgggcagtgcaacgtttTGTGCAGCGCTACTTTTGTGAATGGGTgtaaaaaatcacaaaacagccactaattatggccagcagatggcagcattgtatctctttttaaAGTTCTGCCGGTGTATGCAATTGCGgtgaaacatggcggatcttaggaaattgaatgttttcaaggatgacgtgaataaTTAAAGCATTTGCCACATTAAATCTAGTTCACAAAGCGttacttaacaaaaaatattagtgtcaaagtcactgttgtgcagaaaatgtatgttttcacaaaaaattatctctttatcttttcaattttcgctcaatgtcactcaaattacctattttcaaatggttattactaaagaacggaataaggtagaaacatactttttttctaatgaaagaatggaacgcgatctttcatttggtatgcAGCATATTTATgtaagatgagttaaaatgctcaaaatcgttTGGCACTGTcgaggttgttgttgtttttttatatatcgtGTGGCAGATTTTGCAAGCATTTTTGTTCCCAATCctgtaaatgtaataatatttgAACAGTTTTCTTGGCCTCTTAATTTCAAAATTACTTATTAATCAATGTGttgtgtacagtactgtatatgtaatgaggataatacatttatttgggtTCACAGTTATAGCGGcgctccaataaaaaaaaatatttctacaaTATGGCCAAGGACAAAAATGAGTGACACCCTTATAAGAAAAATACTGAATAAATAGCTCTAATGACAACACTTGGAGATTTGAGCAAGATCACATTTATCAAATGATGAAGttattgtgctatttttttttttcaggtatgTGTCCAGCTCAAGGCAAAATAACGTAACAACAACAGTAATTGAGCTGAAGCATCCAGCCAACTACCTGACAAAGTTCTCCATTGAATCAAAGTTGCCTGATAGTGAGTCTTACAACACGCTATTGAATTGCTACATCATTCCAGTGTGTATTGTTCTTTTCACTTACACTTTGTTTTCCAGTCAAACCGCATGTCAGGAATGTATATTGCACCAGCGCTACCAAGAAGCCCAATTTGCCCGCGGGGGCATTTGTGCTGCCTGCTGGCCTCCCCACCAAACGGATGTTCGCAACCGTGCCGAAGGTGGTCAAGCAGCCACTGTGTGTTATCGACTCCAACAGGGGACACAAGGAGTACCATAATACACTGTCAGGACTTGTGCCTGTGTACGTAAGGAAAAAGGTATTTTCCTGACATGAGTCCACAGAGAACGTTTACCAGTATGCAAGGACATTTGGACTCTTCGTGACAatcatctactttttttttttttttagagtttgATGTTTGCTTCTGATATTGCAGGATTATGGAGAGGTACCCGGATATCTGCTGCGACGCAAAGGAAAGCATCTAAAGACTCCGGAAGAGAAGACCCCTATTGAGGTGGCGAAACCAGAGGATCCAGAAATGGACAATTTTACAGAACAGGACTGTCGGGAAATCATTGAGGTAATTGATACACCTGATGACATCAATTTCGGTCGAGAGCAGGTGGCagtacaggacaaaatggcaaccctatgagatggataaaaaggggtGGATTTTTTGGCTTAgatcatattccactaacgcgaTATTAATCGGAATACTGTGTTTAGGCCAGTGGAGGCGCatagaaaattgaaaaaaaaaaattggacttgaTTTATGCTTTGAATCTTTGCTCAAATACATTTGATGACCTgaacattagattttttttttaacagtaatacTCTTTTAATCcatttaatttgaaattaaacCTGAAGTGTCGACTTTTTGTTATGCTCAAACCCAATGACTTCAGTATAGTACTGTATACTGGGGTCACATAAACTCGAATTTGATCTAAAGTGGGCCAGACCAGTATGTCCGTGGTctaataatgtaaaaacaacaggtcaaaatatttactattttttttaatgttttttttgtttttgtttggttcaAATACTTACACAATTAATAATTACTTAATTGaccattaattaataattaaaaatgtaattaaataattattaattggattaattattgcaacataatctgaaaataagtcaaaattttTTTGCATCATATCCTGAGTAACATAAATTTTggaatgtcatttaagtggtcgTCAGTGCACCCCACattggacaaaattagcaagtTAAAGGTGCactgtgcagtttaaaaaagtaatattaaagctttttctacatcatgcatgcaccaccaatgcccagatgagtacgaagagccctgactgttttacactgactgcacctatcagcttttatcgtccctttatagtagagtgtgcggaccctgcacactccacagttacTTTCtttgaacgagcctgacacagatgttgcaattactctttgggccagaggtggcagtcacgagtttaaaaaaaaaagaagtgacaaactgcacaaagattctTTAACGTtagtgaaaaactgcagtttgtgttttGTTCTCGTGGGCCAGATTGGAACCCCAGAGGGGCCGGTTCTGTCTGTTACGATACTTTTGTTGGGACATGTATATCAAACATCCAGCCAATATATGCTTAACTTATACGTGCATACTTAAGTCACttcattttttgtatattaatcTGAATATTTCCCTCCTATAATCCAAGGACCTGAAGAAGAAACATTCAAAGATGAACACGGCCTACCTGCGCCTCCCATTTGTCATAGACACGCCATTCTTGAAGAACCGTAAGATGCAACTGGAGAGGGAAATGAAACAGGGAGAGACTGACATCCAACTCCTTGAAACGTTGTTGTCCGTCA containing:
- the LOC144035854 gene encoding enkurin-like, which produces MYPQGTIPNFIDKNVVMEKPKRYVSSSRQNNVTTTVIELKHPANYLTKFSIESKLPDIKPHVRNVYCTSATKKPNLPAGAFVLPAGLPTKRMFATVPKVVKQPLCVIDSNRGHKEYHNTLSGLVPVYVRKKDYGEVPGYLLRRKGKHLKTPEEKTPIEVAKPEDPEMDNFTEQDCREIIEDLKKKHSKMNTAYLRLPFVIDTPFLKNRKMQLEREMKQGETDIQLLETLLSVK